One part of the Negativicutes bacterium genome encodes these proteins:
- the fabZ gene encoding 3-hydroxyacyl-ACP dehydratase FabZ: MVLTIKDIEKIIPHRYPFLLVDKIIELEPMKRAVGIKNLTYTEPQFQGHFPSRPVMPGVLILEAMAQVGGVAMLYPEENRGKLALFAGMEKVKFRKPVGPGDQLKMVAELIKVKSNIGKLWCQAFVDEQLVAEGEFMFALSAVEEK; this comes from the coding sequence ATGGTACTAACAATAAAAGATATTGAGAAAATAATACCACATCGTTATCCGTTTTTATTGGTGGATAAAATTATTGAGCTAGAACCAATGAAACGAGCGGTGGGAATAAAAAATTTAACGTATACAGAACCGCAATTTCAAGGACATTTTCCTAGTAGACCAGTTATGCCGGGGGTTTTGATTTTAGAAGCAATGGCTCAAGTTGGTGGCGTAGCAATGCTCTATCCGGAAGAAAATCGTGGCAAGCTTGCACTATTTGCCGGGATGGAAAAAGTTAAGTTTAGAAAACCGGTGGGTCCTGGGGATCAACTTAAAATGGTTGCGGAATTGATAAAGGTAAAAAGTAATATCGGTAAATTATGGTGTCAAGCCTTTGTTGATGAACAATTAGTAGCTGAAGGTGAATTTATGTTTGCCCTATCAGCAGTAGAAGAAAAATAG
- the lpxC gene encoding UDP-3-O-[3-hydroxymyristoyl] N-acetylglucosamine deacetylase produces the protein MQYQNTIATDITYKGIGLHSGTEVIITLKSAPPNTGIVFIRVDLPGQPKVKACAKNVTNTMRATTLEKGAAKVFTVEHLLAAFNALNIDNCYVEINSVEPPVADGSALVFAELINTAGIMKQSELRPEIIIDKVYAVHDKDRFITIIPYDGFRITFTSTNPHPLLGIQFADFEVNQDVFMREIAGARTIGFMHEVEALKAQGLALGGSLENVVVYDEEKVLTPLRFEDELVRHKVLDIIGDFMLAGKIKGHIIAVKSSHALNTELAKKILIGNKGE, from the coding sequence ATGCAGTACCAAAATACCATTGCGACAGATATTACCTATAAAGGTATCGGTTTACACTCAGGAACAGAAGTTATCATAACTTTAAAGTCAGCTCCCCCTAATACGGGGATTGTTTTTATTAGAGTTGATTTGCCTGGACAACCGAAGGTAAAAGCTTGCGCTAAAAATGTTACTAATACTATGCGAGCGACAACTTTGGAAAAGGGTGCTGCAAAAGTCTTTACCGTAGAACATTTATTAGCTGCTTTTAATGCGCTAAATATTGATAATTGTTATGTTGAAATAAATTCGGTAGAACCACCGGTTGCGGATGGTAGTGCGTTGGTTTTTGCTGAATTAATTAATACTGCCGGAATAATGAAGCAAAGTGAGTTGCGTCCGGAAATTATAATTGATAAAGTTTATGCTGTACACGATAAAGATCGCTTTATTACAATTATTCCTTATGATGGGTTTAGAATAACTTTTACTTCTACTAACCCGCATCCGCTTTTAGGAATACAGTTTGCGGATTTTGAAGTAAATCAAGATGTTTTTATGCGGGAAATTGCCGGGGCTCGGACAATTGGCTTTATGCATGAGGTTGAGGCGCTAAAAGCACAAGGGTTGGCCTTGGGGGGCAGTTTAGAGAATGTAGTAGTTTACGATGAAGAAAAGGTGTTAACGCCGTTAAGATTTGAAGATGAACTGGTTAGGCATAAGGTTCTTGATATTATTGGGGATTTTATGCTTGCCGGAAAAATAAAAGGTCATATCATCGCAGTAAAGTCCAGCCATGCTTTGAATACAGAATTGGCGAAAAAAATATTAATCGGTAATAAAGGAGAATAA